The proteins below come from a single Chryseobacterium bernardetii genomic window:
- a CDS encoding alpha/beta hydrolase-fold protein — protein MNKSVILALGLVLSGMFVSAQTFDQQAPQGFDVENAAVSRGKIDTIQYQSKTVGTTRKALVYTPPGFKKNEKYPVLYLLHGIGGDEKEWFNQGKPNIILDNLYAQGKLQPMIVVLPNGRAMKDDRATGNIMAPDKVEAFATFEKDLLNDLIPFVEKKYPVKKDCENRALAGLSMGGGQTQNFAFGNIDKFAWLGAFSSAPNTKEPNKLLPNPQDALKMKLIFISCGDADGLMPFSKRTSDYLRKNKIPHIFYIEPGGHDFKVWKNDLYIFSQLLFKPVDKTKFEGFTVLGTPAATNIRNAQYPQILPDGRVMFKVKAPEAQKVQIDLGKKYDLKKDADGFWTGTTDPQSGSFHYYSLLIDGVAVADPSSETFYGMGRYASGIDIPFEGDDFYALKDVPHGDIRIKNFYSKVTNSWRRVFIYTPPGYDQNPAESYPVLYILHGGGEDESGWANQGKTNLILDNLIAEGKAKKMVIIMPDANIGQGGIRNFGERNLQMFEKELKESIIPFAESNYRIKKGKENRALAGLSMGGIYTLYAGIQNSEMFSGLGVFSSGYMLPMLQDVADKQYKFLNENKSAFSSNIRNFWISMGGKDDIAYENGQKMLKELDKTGIKYTYTDYPGGHKWPVWRNSLHQFAQVLFK, from the coding sequence ATGAATAAATCAGTTATATTGGCTTTAGGACTTGTTTTGTCGGGAATGTTCGTTTCCGCACAAACTTTTGATCAACAGGCGCCGCAGGGTTTCGATGTGGAAAATGCTGCTGTTTCCCGCGGGAAAATTGACACGATTCAATACCAATCGAAAACCGTTGGAACAACAAGAAAAGCTTTGGTTTACACACCGCCGGGTTTCAAAAAAAATGAAAAATATCCTGTGCTTTATCTTCTTCACGGAATTGGCGGGGATGAAAAAGAGTGGTTCAATCAGGGAAAACCCAATATTATTCTGGACAATCTGTATGCACAGGGAAAACTGCAGCCGATGATTGTCGTGCTGCCCAACGGCCGTGCGATGAAGGATGACAGGGCGACAGGAAATATAATGGCTCCAGATAAAGTTGAAGCTTTTGCAACTTTTGAAAAAGATTTACTGAATGACCTGATTCCGTTTGTAGAGAAAAAATATCCGGTTAAAAAAGACTGTGAAAACCGTGCTTTGGCAGGACTGTCAATGGGAGGCGGACAGACACAGAATTTTGCTTTCGGAAACATTGATAAGTTTGCCTGGCTGGGCGCATTTTCTTCTGCACCCAATACAAAAGAGCCCAATAAGCTTTTACCCAATCCACAGGATGCGTTAAAGATGAAGCTGATTTTTATTTCCTGCGGTGATGCAGACGGGCTGATGCCTTTCAGCAAGAGAACAAGCGATTATCTGAGAAAAAATAAAATCCCTCATATCTTTTATATAGAACCAGGCGGCCATGACTTTAAGGTTTGGAAAAATGATTTATATATCTTTTCACAGCTGTTGTTTAAACCAGTTGATAAAACCAAGTTTGAAGGATTTACCGTTTTGGGAACTCCTGCAGCAACCAATATCAGAAATGCCCAGTATCCTCAGATCCTTCCCGACGGAAGGGTAATGTTCAAGGTAAAAGCTCCGGAAGCGCAAAAAGTTCAGATCGATTTAGGGAAAAAATATGACCTGAAAAAAGATGCTGACGGCTTCTGGACAGGTACAACGGATCCGCAAAGCGGAAGCTTCCATTATTATTCCCTGCTGATTGATGGGGTTGCTGTTGCGGACCCATCCAGCGAAACATTCTACGGAATGGGAAGGTATGCCAGTGGAATAGATATTCCTTTCGAAGGAGATGATTTCTATGCATTAAAAGACGTTCCTCATGGAGATATCCGTATTAAAAATTTCTATTCCAAAGTCACCAATTCCTGGAGAAGAGTTTTTATTTATACGCCACCGGGTTACGACCAGAATCCTGCTGAATCTTATCCCGTACTATATATTTTACATGGTGGAGGTGAAGATGAAAGCGGCTGGGCCAACCAGGGCAAAACTAATCTGATTCTGGATAATCTCATCGCAGAAGGAAAAGCAAAAAAAATGGTCATCATTATGCCGGATGCCAATATCGGACAAGGCGGAATCCGGAACTTTGGAGAACGCAATCTTCAGATGTTTGAAAAAGAACTGAAAGAATCCATCATTCCGTTTGCAGAATCCAATTACAGGATAAAAAAAGGTAAAGAAAACCGTGCGTTGGCAGGACTTTCCATGGGTGGAATTTATACACTGTATGCCGGAATTCAGAATTCTGAGATGTTTTCCGGTTTGGGAGTTTTCAGCTCAGGATATATGTTGCCGATGCTTCAGGATGTTGCCGATAAACAGTACAAATTTTTAAATGAAAATAAATCTGCTTTTTCATCCAACATCAGAAATTTCTGGATTTCAATGGGTGGAAAAGATGATATTGCTTATGAAAACGGTCAGAAAATGCTGAAAGAACTGGATAAAACCGGCATTAAATATACGTACACAGATTATCCGGGAGGCCATAAATGGCCGGTTTGGAGAAATAGTCTGCATCAGTTTGCCCAGGTACTTTTTAAATAA
- a CDS encoding glycoside hydrolase family 31 protein: MSFTKMNIKTSIITIIMFSGMVNVSAQSYQKTDSGLKFSADHMNVEVKFYGENTIRVIKYPAEKSFVKNSLSVIKQEQKIKFSVSEKNNVISLKTNDLLLSINTKNGVITYKSPSGKELLKETANDFKPFNDAGTQTYSVRQDFQLEKDEPIYGLGILQNGKMSQRNTDVKMIQNNTWDFVPFFQSVKGYGVFWDNYSPTQFTDTPQKTSFSSEVGDGIDYYFIYGKNADGVIAGMRDLTGNVPMLPLWTYGYWQSKERYKSQDELVNVVKKYRDLKVPLDGIIQDWQYWGNNYQWNAMDFISPDFPDAKKMVQEIHDMNAHLSVSIWSSFGPMTRQYREMDSKGMLFNISTWPESGRDVWPPDMNYPSGVRVYDAYNPEARNIYWKYLNKGIFSLGVDSWWMDSTEPDHLSQKAEDLDTKTYLGSFRKVRNAYPLMTVGGVYDHQRETTGDKRVFILTRSAFAGQQRYAANTWSGDVNSSWETLRKQVPAGLNFSLTGNPNFNSDIGGFFAGTYKRNGGSKNPMFQELYVRWLQYGTFTPMMRSHGTDVAREIYQFGNKGDIVYDAIEKFIRLRYSMLPYIYSVSHDVSKNGSSFMRALSMDFPSDRKTWDMNNEYLFGKSLLVAPVLNAQYTPEKTVKTDENEGWNKTDSNKDNSVSNIDFTQNKSVKVYLPEGTDWFDFWTNEKYSGGKEIQKSVNLQTIPLYVKAGSIIPLGPDVQYATEKKWDHLTIKVYPGSDTDFIVYEDEFDNYNYEKGFYTEIPFHWNEKSKTLTIGDRKGKYKGMIETRSFNLILPDGQQKTVDYSGGKTDIHFK; this comes from the coding sequence ATGAGCTTTACAAAGATGAACATCAAAACTTCCATTATTACGATCATCATGTTTTCCGGAATGGTAAATGTCAGTGCACAGTCTTATCAGAAAACAGATTCAGGATTGAAGTTTTCTGCTGATCATATGAATGTTGAAGTGAAATTTTATGGAGAAAATACGATCAGGGTTATTAAATATCCCGCCGAAAAATCATTTGTCAAAAATAGTTTGTCGGTCATTAAACAGGAGCAGAAAATCAAATTCTCAGTTTCAGAAAAAAATAATGTTATTTCATTAAAAACAAATGACCTCCTGCTTTCCATTAATACTAAAAATGGAGTGATAACTTATAAGTCTCCATCAGGAAAAGAACTTCTGAAAGAAACCGCAAATGATTTCAAACCATTTAATGATGCCGGAACGCAGACCTATTCTGTGAGGCAGGATTTTCAGCTTGAAAAAGACGAACCTATTTACGGTCTGGGAATTCTGCAAAACGGAAAAATGTCTCAGCGGAATACCGATGTGAAAATGATTCAGAATAATACATGGGATTTTGTGCCTTTTTTCCAGTCTGTAAAAGGATATGGTGTTTTTTGGGATAACTATTCACCAACACAATTTACGGATACACCTCAGAAAACCTCTTTCTCATCAGAAGTGGGAGATGGTATAGATTATTATTTTATCTACGGAAAAAATGCTGATGGAGTAATTGCCGGAATGCGTGATCTTACAGGAAATGTGCCCATGCTTCCTTTATGGACATATGGCTACTGGCAAAGCAAAGAACGTTACAAAAGCCAGGATGAACTGGTGAACGTTGTTAAAAAATACCGTGATCTGAAAGTCCCTTTAGACGGAATTATACAGGACTGGCAATACTGGGGAAATAATTACCAGTGGAATGCCATGGACTTCATCAGTCCCGACTTTCCGGATGCTAAAAAAATGGTACAGGAGATCCATGATATGAATGCCCATCTTTCGGTTTCTATCTGGTCGTCATTCGGGCCAATGACCAGGCAATACCGTGAAATGGATTCAAAGGGAATGCTTTTCAATATCAGTACATGGCCTGAATCAGGCCGTGATGTCTGGCCTCCGGATATGAATTATCCTTCCGGTGTCCGTGTTTATGATGCGTACAATCCTGAAGCCAGAAATATATACTGGAAATACCTGAACAAAGGCATTTTCAGCCTGGGAGTAGATTCCTGGTGGATGGACTCAACAGAACCTGATCATCTCAGCCAGAAAGCGGAAGACCTGGATACTAAAACCTACCTTGGCTCATTCAGAAAAGTAAGAAACGCATATCCGCTGATGACAGTAGGCGGTGTTTACGACCATCAGCGTGAAACCACCGGTGATAAAAGGGTTTTTATCTTAACAAGGTCGGCTTTTGCAGGCCAGCAGAGATATGCTGCTAATACCTGGTCCGGAGATGTCAATTCTTCCTGGGAAACATTGCGCAAACAGGTGCCTGCAGGACTGAACTTCAGTCTTACCGGAAATCCGAATTTCAACTCTGACATCGGCGGTTTCTTTGCTGGTACTTACAAAAGAAATGGAGGTTCAAAAAATCCAATGTTCCAGGAACTGTATGTCCGATGGCTGCAGTATGGAACATTTACACCAATGATGCGCTCGCATGGAACCGATGTTGCGAGGGAAATTTATCAGTTTGGAAATAAAGGAGACATTGTGTATGATGCGATAGAAAAATTCATCAGACTGCGTTACAGTATGTTACCTTATATCTATTCTGTTTCCCATGATGTTTCAAAAAACGGGTCAAGCTTTATGAGAGCCCTTTCCATGGACTTTCCTTCAGACAGAAAAACGTGGGATATGAATAACGAATATCTTTTTGGAAAATCATTGCTGGTGGCGCCGGTTCTCAATGCCCAATATACTCCTGAAAAGACAGTTAAAACCGATGAGAATGAAGGCTGGAATAAAACCGACAGCAATAAGGATAATTCGGTTTCAAATATAGATTTTACTCAAAACAAAAGCGTGAAAGTTTACCTTCCGGAAGGAACAGATTGGTTTGATTTCTGGACCAATGAAAAATACAGTGGAGGGAAAGAAATTCAGAAATCTGTTAATCTTCAGACTATTCCTTTGTATGTAAAAGCAGGAAGTATCATTCCGTTAGGCCCCGATGTACAATATGCAACGGAGAAAAAATGGGATCATCTTACCATAAAAGTTTATCCGGGAAGCGATACCGATTTCATTGTATACGAAGATGAATTCGATAACTATAATTACGAAAAAGGATTCTATACAGAAATACCTTTTCACTGGAACGAAAAATCAAAAACACTAACGATAGGTGACCGGAAAGGCAAATACAAAGGAATGATTGAGACAAGGAGTTTCAACCTGATTCTTCCTGATGGTCAGCAGAAAACAGTGGATTATTCCGGGGGAAAAACAGATATCCATTTTAAATAA